A part of Oncorhynchus gorbuscha isolate QuinsamMale2020 ecotype Even-year linkage group LG09, OgorEven_v1.0, whole genome shotgun sequence genomic DNA contains:
- the rubcnl gene encoding protein associated with UVRAG as autophagy enhancer isoform X2, protein MDSHDIKKVVSRGTASPLRKANNVSWYVDTVPTSPYLSPPHGHCTDTESSGEEKSTGQFSHDDDDDEGHVKSNEAPGSYLNREDPSLLTPGDDQYHLPRSSPVISHRRKSLTWHGDTGLSLSALPPTTVAPLGLRSDPPSTSDRYHLHLTEPPLAAERSTGTVKAESTPCPCSTISQSHTPRCVSISAHLNRLLTSGLHLPFRGSQGPGLDQEEGPRLRSTSDAHPQLVPIKDKRQSDITHCSADIIKTGCDLDKENAHFIVVDMVLEALEGVKWAVSLSQKSCGAMGNHTEASEDSGAQIGIHPSKTHSLVSTDSGYEGCGANNRPITRGANMSFKSSLGFPIMRCSAEGLAQQLVCDFRKQWFPTQELKRGRQSIRTSLQELPGGVCMVSDARLSLSEEIRQRTRMRGTLNWAPPRFQIIFSVHPTPRRSEVVASQHFLCAGCGTEIEPRYIKKLRYCEYLSKYFCDCCQGGAESVIPGRVLTQWDFGRYPVSDFSKQLLDSVWHQPLFDLTCVGKTLYSRVRELDRFMDLQEQLVGIKRLLKACRLSEGVLKEFEQLPDHLTQEPHLFSMDDLLRVKRGQLVPLARAVLRVAIAHVESCQVCLARGFICEFCKQKDVLFPFQSETCTRCQVCKACFHKDCFRDEECPKCARIQCRKKLMDTFCL, encoded by the exons ATGGACTCACACGATATCAAAAAG gTGGTCAGTCGAGGCACTGCCTCTCCTCTACGGAAGGCAAACAATGTGAGCTGGTATGTGGACACTGTCCCCACATCCCCCTATCTAAGTCCACCACACGGACACTGCACTGACACAGAAAGCAGCGGGGAAGAAAAGAGCACAGGGCAGTTctctcatgatgatgatgatgatgaaggacaCGTTAAGAGTAATGAAGCACCCGGGAGTTACTTAAACAGGGAGGACCCCTCTCTGCTGACCCCAGGTGATGACCAATATCACCTGCCCAGAAGTAGCCCCGTTATCTCCCACAGGAGGAAGTCCTTAACATGGCATGGAGATACAGGGCTGTCTCTGTCTGCATTGCCCCCTACTACTGTGGCCCCTCTGGGTCTTAGGAGTGACCCCCCATCAACATCTGACCGATATCATCTTCATCTTACTGAGCCCCCACTGGCAGCAGAGAGGTCAACTGGTACTGTAAAGGCAGAGTCTACCCCCTGTCCCTGTTCTACTATATCTCAGTCACATACGCCACGCTGTGTCTCCATCTCTGCCCACCTGAACCGCCTGCTTACCAGCGGGCTCCATCTGCCCTTCAGGGGCTCCCAAGGGCCAGGGCTGGACCAGGAGGAGGGTCCCCGACTACGCTCAACCTCTGATGCCCATCCACAATTAG TGCCTATTAAGGATAAAAGACAAAGTGATATTACACACTGCTCTGCAGACATTATCAAGACTGGCTGTGACCTGGACAAG GAGAATGCTCATTTCATAGTGGTGGACATGGTGCTGGAGGCCTTGGAGGGGGTGAAGTGGGCTGTGAGTCTGAGTCAGAAGAGCTGTGGGGCTATGGGGAACCATACAGAGGCCTCAGAGGACTCCGGGGCCCAAATCGGCATCCACCCCTCAAAGACACACTCTCTTGTTTCCACTGACAGTGGATATGAAG GTTGTGGCGCAAACAATAGACCAATAACCAGAGGTGCTAATATGTCCTTTAAAAG TTCCCTGGGCTTTCCCATAATGCGCTGCTCTGCTGAGGGCCTAGCCCAGCAGCTGGTGTGTGACTTCAGGAAGCAGTGGTTTCCCACACAGGAGCTGAAACGCGGCCGTCAGAGCATCAGAACCTCGCTGCAGGAA CTTCCTGGAGGGGTTTGTATGGTGAGTGATGCCCGTCTTAGTCTGAGTGAGGAGATCAGACAGAGAACCAGGATGAGGGGAACTCTGAACTGGGCCCCGCCCCGGTTCCAGATCATCTTCAGCGTCCACCCCACCCCGAG GCGCAGTGAGGTTGTTGCCTCCCAGCACTTCCTCTGTGCAGGCTGTGGAACTGAAATAGAACCCA GATACATCAAGAAGCTGCGCTACTGTGAATACCTGAGCAAGTACTTCTGTGACTGTTGCCAAGGCGGTGCTGAGTCTGTGATCCCAGGCCGGGTGCTGACCCAGTGGGACTTTGGAAGGTACCCAGTCAGTGATTTTTCCAAGCAGCTGCTGGACTCTGTGTGGCACCAGCCTCTCTTCGACCTTACCTGTGTTGGCAAGACCCTTTACAGCAGGGTGCGAGAACTGGACAGGTTCATG GACCTGCAAGAGCAACTAGTAGGCATTAAAAGACTGCTGAAAGCATGCAGATTATCTGAGGG GGTTCTGAAGGAGTTTGAGCAGCTTCCTGATCACCTGACACAAGAGCCACACCTGTTCTCCATGGATGACCTCCTGAGGGTAAAACGGGGTCAGCTGGTGCCGCTGGCCAGGGCCGTGCTCCGGGTGGCCATCGCCCACGTGGAGAGCTGTCAG GTATGCCTGGCTAGAGGCTTCATCTGTGAGTTCTGCAAGCAGAAGGATGTGTTATTTCCCTTCCAGAGTGAGACCTGCACACGCTGTCAAG TGTGCAAGGCCTGTTTCCACAAAGACTGCTTCAGAGATGAGGAGTGCCCTAAATGTGCACGGATCCAATGTCGAAAAAAGCTGATGGACACGTTCTGCCTCTAG
- the rubcnl gene encoding protein associated with UVRAG as autophagy enhancer isoform X1 — MSLILESHKMVVSRGTASPLRKANNVSWYVDTVPTSPYLSPPHGHCTDTESSGEEKSTGQFSHDDDDDEGHVKSNEAPGSYLNREDPSLLTPGDDQYHLPRSSPVISHRRKSLTWHGDTGLSLSALPPTTVAPLGLRSDPPSTSDRYHLHLTEPPLAAERSTGTVKAESTPCPCSTISQSHTPRCVSISAHLNRLLTSGLHLPFRGSQGPGLDQEEGPRLRSTSDAHPQLVPIKDKRQSDITHCSADIIKTGCDLDKENAHFIVVDMVLEALEGVKWAVSLSQKSCGAMGNHTEASEDSGAQIGIHPSKTHSLVSTDSGYEGCGANNRPITRGANMSFKSSLGFPIMRCSAEGLAQQLVCDFRKQWFPTQELKRGRQSIRTSLQELPGGVCMVSDARLSLSEEIRQRTRMRGTLNWAPPRFQIIFSVHPTPRRSEVVASQHFLCAGCGTEIEPRYIKKLRYCEYLSKYFCDCCQGGAESVIPGRVLTQWDFGRYPVSDFSKQLLDSVWHQPLFDLTCVGKTLYSRVRELDRFMDLQEQLVGIKRLLKACRLSEGVLKEFEQLPDHLTQEPHLFSMDDLLRVKRGQLVPLARAVLRVAIAHVESCQVCLARGFICEFCKQKDVLFPFQSETCTRCQVCKACFHKDCFRDEECPKCARIQCRKKLMDTFCL; from the exons ATGTCCTTAATTTTGGAATCACACAAAATG gTGGTCAGTCGAGGCACTGCCTCTCCTCTACGGAAGGCAAACAATGTGAGCTGGTATGTGGACACTGTCCCCACATCCCCCTATCTAAGTCCACCACACGGACACTGCACTGACACAGAAAGCAGCGGGGAAGAAAAGAGCACAGGGCAGTTctctcatgatgatgatgatgatgaaggacaCGTTAAGAGTAATGAAGCACCCGGGAGTTACTTAAACAGGGAGGACCCCTCTCTGCTGACCCCAGGTGATGACCAATATCACCTGCCCAGAAGTAGCCCCGTTATCTCCCACAGGAGGAAGTCCTTAACATGGCATGGAGATACAGGGCTGTCTCTGTCTGCATTGCCCCCTACTACTGTGGCCCCTCTGGGTCTTAGGAGTGACCCCCCATCAACATCTGACCGATATCATCTTCATCTTACTGAGCCCCCACTGGCAGCAGAGAGGTCAACTGGTACTGTAAAGGCAGAGTCTACCCCCTGTCCCTGTTCTACTATATCTCAGTCACATACGCCACGCTGTGTCTCCATCTCTGCCCACCTGAACCGCCTGCTTACCAGCGGGCTCCATCTGCCCTTCAGGGGCTCCCAAGGGCCAGGGCTGGACCAGGAGGAGGGTCCCCGACTACGCTCAACCTCTGATGCCCATCCACAATTAG TGCCTATTAAGGATAAAAGACAAAGTGATATTACACACTGCTCTGCAGACATTATCAAGACTGGCTGTGACCTGGACAAG GAGAATGCTCATTTCATAGTGGTGGACATGGTGCTGGAGGCCTTGGAGGGGGTGAAGTGGGCTGTGAGTCTGAGTCAGAAGAGCTGTGGGGCTATGGGGAACCATACAGAGGCCTCAGAGGACTCCGGGGCCCAAATCGGCATCCACCCCTCAAAGACACACTCTCTTGTTTCCACTGACAGTGGATATGAAG GTTGTGGCGCAAACAATAGACCAATAACCAGAGGTGCTAATATGTCCTTTAAAAG TTCCCTGGGCTTTCCCATAATGCGCTGCTCTGCTGAGGGCCTAGCCCAGCAGCTGGTGTGTGACTTCAGGAAGCAGTGGTTTCCCACACAGGAGCTGAAACGCGGCCGTCAGAGCATCAGAACCTCGCTGCAGGAA CTTCCTGGAGGGGTTTGTATGGTGAGTGATGCCCGTCTTAGTCTGAGTGAGGAGATCAGACAGAGAACCAGGATGAGGGGAACTCTGAACTGGGCCCCGCCCCGGTTCCAGATCATCTTCAGCGTCCACCCCACCCCGAG GCGCAGTGAGGTTGTTGCCTCCCAGCACTTCCTCTGTGCAGGCTGTGGAACTGAAATAGAACCCA GATACATCAAGAAGCTGCGCTACTGTGAATACCTGAGCAAGTACTTCTGTGACTGTTGCCAAGGCGGTGCTGAGTCTGTGATCCCAGGCCGGGTGCTGACCCAGTGGGACTTTGGAAGGTACCCAGTCAGTGATTTTTCCAAGCAGCTGCTGGACTCTGTGTGGCACCAGCCTCTCTTCGACCTTACCTGTGTTGGCAAGACCCTTTACAGCAGGGTGCGAGAACTGGACAGGTTCATG GACCTGCAAGAGCAACTAGTAGGCATTAAAAGACTGCTGAAAGCATGCAGATTATCTGAGGG GGTTCTGAAGGAGTTTGAGCAGCTTCCTGATCACCTGACACAAGAGCCACACCTGTTCTCCATGGATGACCTCCTGAGGGTAAAACGGGGTCAGCTGGTGCCGCTGGCCAGGGCCGTGCTCCGGGTGGCCATCGCCCACGTGGAGAGCTGTCAG GTATGCCTGGCTAGAGGCTTCATCTGTGAGTTCTGCAAGCAGAAGGATGTGTTATTTCCCTTCCAGAGTGAGACCTGCACACGCTGTCAAG TGTGCAAGGCCTGTTTCCACAAAGACTGCTTCAGAGATGAGGAGTGCCCTAAATGTGCACGGATCCAATGTCGAAAAAAGCTGATGGACACGTTCTGCCTCTAG